The Thermus islandicus DSM 21543 genomic interval CGCACCTCCTCCCGGGTGGCGGCCCGAAGCCCCGCGTCCAGGCTGGAGAAGGGCTCGTCCAGAAGGACGAGCCTGGGCCCGGGGGCCAGGGCGCGGGCTAGGGCCACCCGCTGCTGCTGTCCTCCGGAGAGCTCCCCCGGCTTCCGGTCCTGGAAAAGGGTCATGCCCACCCTTTCCAGGGCCCTTTTCGCCCGCTCCCAGCGGTCCTCTCCCTTCAGGCCGAAGGCCACATTGCCCAAAGCGGTGAGGTGGGGGAAGAGGGCGTAGTCCTGGAAGACGAAGCCGATGCCGCGCCTTTCCGGGGGCAGGTGGGTGATCTCCCGGCCCTCGAGGAGGACCCGCCCCGCATCCGGGCCCTCCAGCCCGGCGATGACCCGGAGGAGCGTGGTCTTCCCGCACCCCGAGGGCCCGAGGAGGGCCAGGATCTCCCCGGGATAGACCTCGAGGTTGATTCCCTGGAGCACCTCGTGCTTCCCGAAGCGCTTGCGGACCCCCTGGAGTTCTAGAAGCGGCGCTCGCTCCAAAGCAACACCCCCACGAAGGCCGCCGAGAGGAGGGCGATGAGGAGGGCGAAGGGAGCGGCCTCGGCGAACATGGCTTCCTGAGTGTAGCTGAAAACCCGGGTGGCCAGGGTGCTGTAGCCCATGGGGGCGAGGAGGAGGGTGAGGGGGAGCTCCTTGACCGCGCCGATGAAGGCCAAGGCCCCTCCCGCCGCCGCCCCCCGCCAGAGGAGGGGAAGGGTGACCCGGAGGAAGGCTCCGGTGGGGGTTTCCCCCAGGGTGCGGGCTGCCTCCTCCAGCCGCTTCGGCACCTGGTGCAGGGCTCCCCGGATGGGCCCCAGGCTTTCCGCCAGGAAGTGGAAGGCCAGGACCACAAGGAGGAGGGGCAGGCTGCCGTAGAGGAAGGGGAGGCCCTTCAGGCTGAAAAAGACCCAGGCCAGGCCAAAGGCCAGGGGCGGCACGGCGTAGCCCAGGTAGGCAAGGCGTTCCAGGAGGCGGGCGGGGAAGGAGGGGTAGCGCACCGCCAGGTAGGCGATGGGCAGGGCCATGCCCACCGCCAGCGCCGAGGCGGGGCCCGCCGCCAGGGCCGAGTGGAGGAGGGCCTCGAGGAGCCCCTGGAGGTTTTCCCGGGGGAAGCGGCTTGCCAGGTGGAAGAGGGCGTAAAGGGGCAGGACAAGGGCCAGGAGCACGGGCAGGAGGGCGAGGAGGTAGGCCCAAGGGGCCAGGCGGCCCAGGCGCACCAGGCGGGCCCGCCGCCCCGAGCCCTTGCCCGTGCGGGCCAGGGACAGGCGGCGCAGGAGGAGGGCCTCGAGGAGGAGGAGCCCTCCGGTGAGGAGGAGGAGGAAGAGGGCGAGCCAGGCGGCGTAGACCCGGTCAAAGGCAGCGCTGTACTGGAGGTAGATGGCGTAGGAGAAGGTCTCGTAGCGGAGGAGGCTCACGGTGCCAAAGTCCCCCAGGACGTGGAGGCCCACCACCAGGTAGCCCCCGAGGAGGGCGGGGAGGAGCTGGGGGAGGGTGGCCCGGAGGAAGGCCCGGAGGGGCCCCAGGCCCAGGGTGCGGGCGGCCTCCTCCAGGGAGGGGTCCAGGCCGAGGAAGGCCGCCCGGAGGGGCAGGAAGAGGTAGGGGTAGGTGAGGAAGGAGAGGACCAATAGGGCCCCCCCGTACCCCTCGAGGCGGGGCAGGGGCAGAACCCCTCCGGGCCCGGTGGCCGCCAGGAGGACGTAGGCCCCCACGTAGCCGGGGAGGGCGAGAGGGAGGGCGAGGAGGGTGGCGAGGAGGCGCTTGCCCTTGAGGTCCGTGCGGGTGGTGAGGAAGGCCAGGGGAAAGGCCAGGCAGGTGGTGAGGAGGAGGACCCCGAGGAGAAGGGCCAGGGTGTTCCCCAAAAGCTCCAGGTTCTTGGGCCTGAGGAGGATCTCCTTTAGAGCCTGGGGCTCGGCCTCCAAGGCCCGGAGGACCAGGTAGAGGAGGGGCAGGGCCACCCCACCCCCCGTGAGGACGGCGGGGAGGAGGAAGGGCAGAAGCCCAGGGAGGTGGGGCAGCCTCAGGGTCACAGGATGCCGAGCTCGCGAAGGAGCCTCAGGGCCTGGTCCAAGGGGAGCTTCTCAAAGTCCAGCCTGGGACTCTTGGCCAGGGCCTCCTCGAGGGGCAGGAGGTTGGGGTCCGTCACCACCCCCTTCACCAGGGGGTACTCCCCGATGTTGCCCACAAAGTACTGCTGGGCCTTGGGGGAGAGGAGGTAGGTGAGGAAGCGCGTGGCCGCGGCGAGGTTCTTGCCCGTCCGCAGGAGGCCCGCCCCCGTCACCAGGGCCAGGTTGCCCACATCCCCCTCCTTGAAGTGGTGCAGGCCCAGGGCGTACCCCGCCCGGCGGAAGCGCACCACGTAGTAGTGGTTGGTGGAGCCCAGGTCCACCTCGCCCGCCCGGATGGCGTCCAGCATGGCGGGGTTGGAGGCGTAGGCCTTGGGGGCGAGGGCCTTCATCTCCTGAAGCCATTCCCGGGCCTTGGCTTCCCCGTGGAGGGCGATGATCCCGGCCACCATGTCCTGGAAGCTGGAGTAGGTGGGGGTCCAGCCCACCCGCCCTACAAGTCCCCTCTCCCGGGCGAAGCGGGGAAGGTCCAGGAGGCTTTGGGGGAGCTCCTCGGGCTTGAACTTCTGGGGGTTGTAGGCCAGGACCCGGAGGCGCAGGGTCACCGGTACCCAGGACCTGGAGGCGGGCACAAAGGCCTGGGGCAGCTTGAGGAGGCTCTCCCCGAGGGGCCTGAGAAGGCCCCGGGCCGAGGCCTGTCCCAGGGCTCCGGCGGTGTTGGCCCAGAACACGTCCGCAGGGGAGCGGCTCCCCTCTTCCTGCAAGGCGGCGAGGATCTGGGCGTCCGTGCCGTAGCGGACCTGGACGCGGATGCCCGTGTCCCGTTCAAACTGCCGCGCCAAGGGCTCCACCAGGCTTTGGCCGCGGCCGGAGTAGAGGGTAAGGGTCGGTTGCTGGGCCAGGCCCAGGCCTAGGGCTGCCGTGCCGATCAGGATGAGGACCTTTCTTCGCCGCATGGGGACCTCCTTGTGGGGCTTTTGGGCCCCTCCGCCCGGGTACTCTACCCCGGCCGGGCAGAAAAATCAAGTATTCCGGTCGGATTTGCTAAGTTTAGAAGCGAGAATCACTTGCAACCAGGGGAAGACCCCGGTGAGGTCGGCCGGGGGAGGGAGGGGGCTTCCGGTGTAGACCAGGGGCACGGGGTTTCGGGTGTGCCGGGGGTGCCAGGGCTCCTCAGCGTTGCCGTGGTCGGAGGTGAGGCAAAGCTCCCCGCCCTCGGCCAGGAACCCCCGGAGAAACCCCGTAAGCTCGGTGAAGCGCTCGGGCAGGGTTCCGGGCTGACGGTGGGCAGCCAGGTCCAGGGCCCAGTACTCCAGGACCACCAGGTGGAAGCGCCGGGCGAGGTCCGCCGCCCTGGCCCCGGCCCCATAGGGGTCTTCCCAGAAACCGGGGGGCAGGGCCAGGGGGTGGCCTTGGGGGAGGAGGGGGAGGCCGGAAAGCCGGGCGGCCTGGGCGAAGGCGGAGAGGAAAAGCCGTCTTTCGCGGGTGGCCTGCTCCAGGTACTCGTGGCGGTAAGCGTTGGCGTGGAGGACGGAAAGCCCCTGCCTTCGGGCCCAGGCGTAGAGGCTTCTCGCCAATAACGGCCTCAGGCTGGGGCTTGGGAAGGGGCCTTGGTGGCGGCCGAGAAGCCTTGCGGCGTTTTCCCCGGTGAGGAGGGCCGTCTGGCCGGTGCCCGACTGGGGCAGGCCCTCTACCCCCAAGGTGGCGTCCACGGGCTGGGGGTGGAGCTCCAGGAGGAAGGGGAAGAGGTCCTCCAGCGCTCCCCCCAGCCCCAGGCCGTCCACGAAGAGGAAGAGCACCCCTCCATCTTAGGCCGGGACATCTGTCATAGATAGTGTCAGCTAACCTTAGCTTAGGAGGTGAGAGGTTATGGGAAGCTACAACCCTCTGGTCTTCGTCCTGGGCCTGGTCACGGCGGCAGGGGTTTCGGGGGTGGCCTACCTCTTGGCCCTGGCTCGAGGCGCGGAGGAGCGCGCCCTGGGCCAGCGCTACGGCCCTCTCTTCTTCGCCCTCGGGGTCTTTGCCCTAGGCGGTGTGGCCCAGCTCTACTGGACCCAGTGGGCGGGCCGCCCGATGCCCCAGTACACCGAGCTTTTCGGGGTAGCCACGGGGCTTTTCGCCTTCATGATGGTGATGGCGGGCTTTTACCTCTACCGGGGCCTGGGGCTTGAGGCCCTGGCCTGGCCGGCGGCCTTCCTCGGGCTTTTCCTCCTCCAGGGGGCGCGGGCGGCTTGGGACTTTGGCCTCACCCGCAACCCGGCGCTCACCGCCCTCATGTGGGCCACGGCGGGGCTCGCGAGCCTGGGAATCCTGCCCTTCGCCTTTAGCCGCCCCGAGGGGAGGAGGGTCTGGGCTTACCTGGGGGCCCTGGTCCTGGCCCTAATGGCCCTCGCGGCTTTCCTCACGGGCTTTCTTGCCTACTATGGGCACATCGCCGAGGCGGTGAGGCGCTGAGGGGGGCTTCCGAGGGTTGAGGGCTTGGGGAGGATGGGGTAGGCTTCGGGAAGAGAAGGGAGGATCGGCCTTGGCCCGAGAGGTCGCTACCTTGGCAGGCGGCTGTTTCTGGTGCACGGAGGCGGCCTTCAAGCTCCTCAAAGGGGTGTTGGAGGTGGTGCCGGGCTACGCCGGGGGGCACGTGCCCCACCCCACCTACGAGGCGGTGTGCACCGGGACCACGGGCCACCGGGAGGCGGTCCAGGTGGTCTTTGACCCCGAGATTCTCCCGTATGCCGACCTCCTCCGCTACTTCTTCGCCGTCCACGACCCCACCAGCGAGGACCGGCAGGGGCCCGACGTGGGGCCCCAATATAGCCCGGCCATCTTCTACCACTCAGAGGCGCAGAGGCAGGTGGCGGAGGCGGTGATGCGGGAGCTCGCCCCCCTCTACCCGAGGCCCATCGCCACCAAGCTCCTGCCCTTCACCACCTTCTACCCCGCCGAGGACTACCACCGGGACTACTGCGCCCGCCACCCCGAGCCCCCCTACTGCCGCCTCGTCATCGCCCCCAAGCTGGAGAAGGCGAGGAAAGCCTTCACCTTTCTCCTCAAGGGCCCCTAGAGCCTGCCCTTAAGGGCCTCGGGGAAGTGGGGCCCCTTTTCGGCGATGAGCCCCCGGGCCTTCTCTACCCGCTTCCAGGCGTTCCAGCGGCCAGCTCCTGGCCGATGAACCCTCCGCCGATCACGGCGAAGCGCTGTCCCCTTTCCGCCAGGCCCCGGAGGCGGCGGTAGTCCTCCAGGGTGCGGAAGTAGACCACCCCCTCCCCCAGGGGAAGCCGCCTGGGCCGGGCCCCGGTGGCGAGGAGGAGCCGCTCGTAGCGGTAGCGGGTGCCCCTTTCGTCCTCCACCTCCTTGAGGACCGGATCCAGGCGCACCACCCTCCGCCCTAGGTGGAGGTCCACCCCCTCGAGGGTGCGGAAGATGGTCTCCAGGGGCTTCCCTTGCCAGAGCCCCTTGGAGAGGGGCGGACGGTTGTAGGGAGGGTACCTGCTCCGCGCTGAGGAGGCCAATGGCCCCCTTGGGGTCCACCTGGCAGCCGCTCCCGCCATTCCCCCGCCCACGATCAGGTACCTGTACGCGTGCATGGCCTCCTCCTTTGTCTGGCCAAGGCCTCAGAGGGTT includes:
- a CDS encoding ABC transporter ATP-binding protein, translated to MERAPLLELQGVRKRFGKHEVLQGINLEVYPGEILALLGPSGCGKTTLLRVIAGLEGPDAGRVLLEGREITHLPPERRGIGFVFQDYALFPHLTALGNVAFGLKGEDRWERAKRALERVGMTLFQDRKPGELSGGQQQRVALARALAPGPRLVLLDEPFSSLDAGLRAATREEVRKVLKEAGTTALLVTHDQEEALSFADRLGVMRGGRLLQVGTPEEVYLRPKTPFVAQFLGRTNLLPGEGKGRWAETCLGPVPLAEPAFGPLLLSLRPEALKLQPPGEGPQGEVVAREFKGHDLTYRIRLLSAPERELLVQESPAAPYRTGDRVGLKVVGEGVALEGPTPRAPVGTD
- a CDS encoding ABC transporter permease; the encoded protein is MTLRLPHLPGLLPFLLPAVLTGGGVALPLLYLVLRALEAEPQALKEILLRPKNLELLGNTLALLLGVLLLTTCLAFPLAFLTTRTDLKGKRLLATLLALPLALPGYVGAYVLLAATGPGGVLPLPRLEGYGGALLVLSFLTYPYLFLPLRAAFLGLDPSLEEAARTLGLGPLRAFLRATLPQLLPALLGGYLVVGLHVLGDFGTVSLLRYETFSYAIYLQYSAAFDRVYAAWLALFLLLLTGGLLLLEALLLRRLSLARTGKGSGRRARLVRLGRLAPWAYLLALLPVLLALVLPLYALFHLASRFPRENLQGLLEALLHSALAAGPASALAVGMALPIAYLAVRYPSFPARLLERLAYLGYAVPPLAFGLAWVFFSLKGLPFLYGSLPLLLVVLAFHFLAESLGPIRGALHQVPKRLEEAARTLGETPTGAFLRVTLPLLWRGAAAGGALAFIGAVKELPLTLLLAPMGYSTLATRVFSYTQEAMFAEAAPFALLIALLSAAFVGVLLWSERRF
- a CDS encoding iron ABC transporter substrate-binding protein — translated: MRRRKVLILIGTAALGLGLAQQPTLTLYSGRGQSLVEPLARQFERDTGIRVQVRYGTDAQILAALQEEGSRSPADVFWANTAGALGQASARGLLRPLGESLLKLPQAFVPASRSWVPVTLRLRVLAYNPQKFKPEELPQSLLDLPRFARERGLVGRVGWTPTYSSFQDMVAGIIALHGEAKAREWLQEMKALAPKAYASNPAMLDAIRAGEVDLGSTNHYYVVRFRRAGYALGLHHFKEGDVGNLALVTGAGLLRTGKNLAAATRFLTYLLSPKAQQYFVGNIGEYPLVKGVVTDPNLLPLEEALAKSPRLDFEKLPLDQALRLLRELGIL
- a CDS encoding metalloenzyme domain-containing protein codes for the protein MLFLFVDGLGLGGALEDLFPFLLELHPQPVDATLGVEGLPQSGTGQTALLTGENAARLLGRHQGPFPSPSLRPLLARSLYAWARRQGLSVLHANAYRHEYLEQATRERRLFLSAFAQAARLSGLPLLPQGHPLALPPGFWEDPYGAGARAADLARRFHLVVLEYWALDLAAHRQPGTLPERFTELTGFLRGFLAEGGELCLTSDHGNAEEPWHPRHTRNPVPLVYTGSPLPPPADLTGVFPWLQVILASKLSKSDRNT
- a CDS encoding DUF981 domain-containing protein, with product MGSYNPLVFVLGLVTAAGVSGVAYLLALARGAEERALGQRYGPLFFALGVFALGGVAQLYWTQWAGRPMPQYTELFGVATGLFAFMMVMAGFYLYRGLGLEALAWPAAFLGLFLLQGARAAWDFGLTRNPALTALMWATAGLASLGILPFAFSRPEGRRVWAYLGALVLALMALAAFLTGFLAYYGHIAEAVRR
- the msrA gene encoding peptide-methionine (S)-S-oxide reductase MsrA, which codes for MAREVATLAGGCFWCTEAAFKLLKGVLEVVPGYAGGHVPHPTYEAVCTGTTGHREAVQVVFDPEILPYADLLRYFFAVHDPTSEDRQGPDVGPQYSPAIFYHSEAQRQVAEAVMRELAPLYPRPIATKLLPFTTFYPAEDYHRDYCARHPEPPYCRLVIAPKLEKARKAFTFLLKGP
- a CDS encoding FAD-dependent oxidoreductase; the encoded protein is MHAYRYLIVGGGMAGAAARWTPRGPLASSARSRYPPYNRPPLSKGLWQGKPLETIFRTLEGVDLHLGRRVVRLDPVLKEVEDERGTRYRYERLLLATGARPRRLPLGEGVVYFRTLEDYRRLRGLAERGQRFAVIGGGFIGQELAAGTPGSG